The Primulina eburnea isolate SZY01 chromosome 13, ASM2296580v1, whole genome shotgun sequence genome includes a region encoding these proteins:
- the LOC140810238 gene encoding uncharacterized protein encodes MIDQEGDNLPKPETDWTADEVQNSNYNSKALNAIFTSVDMNMFSLITKCTSAKSAWDTLQRHCEGSESVRQTRLRMLTSKFEMMRMEESENILDYDRRLREIANEAFIIGDSISNERLVSKVLRSLSERFNLKICAIDEAKETSPTSLEDLISSLHIFEMNLNM; translated from the coding sequence ATGATAGATCAAGAGGGTGACAACTTGCCAAAACCTGAAACTGACTGGACTGCTGATGAAGTGCAAAATTCCAACTACAACTCAAAGGCCTTGAATGCTATATTTACATCGGTTGACATGAACATGTTCAGTTTAATCACAAAATGTACTTCTGCTAAAAGTGCATGGGATACTCTCCAAAGGCACTGTGAAGGTTCTGAAAGTGTGCGACAAACCAGATTGAGGATGCTCACTTCCAAATTCGAGATGATGAGGATGGAAGAATCTGAGAACATACTCGATTACGATCGTCGCCTACGGGAAATTGCTAATGAGGCATTCATTATTGGAGACTCTATCTCCAATGAGCGTCTAGTTAGCAAGGTCCTCCGTTCTCTGTCCGAAAGATTCAACCTAAAAATTTGCGCAATAGATGAGGCTAAGGAAACTTCTCCGACGTCATTGGAAGACCTTATCAGTTCACTACACATCTTTGAGATGAACCTGAACATGTAA